One region of Anaeromyxobacter paludicola genomic DNA includes:
- a CDS encoding NADH-quinone oxidoreductase subunit D → MEKLIMRRMHQGGTEEMILNFGPQHPSTHGVINFLVETDGEVLRRAVPDVGYLHRSIEKIAESVGYPGFMPYTDRIDYVAAMFANEGWAVAVEKLLKIEVPKRAQYLRAVSCELCRIASHLVSVGTMATDIGATTPLVHGIRERESINDLIEALCGARLTYNYHRIGGVAFDLPAGWPAKVKVFLDHFDKLLGEWDRLISFNEIYVKRLAGVAVITGEQARNYGLVGPNLRGSGVDWDCRRDAPYGAYPELQFEVPVGKGFRGTVGDAFDRYYVRVLEMRESARIVRQALAWLEQNEGEIMAKVPRKVKPEAGEVLSRVESARGEMGYYVVSDGTEKPWRVHVRTGSFLAMGIIEDLSPGLMVADLVALIASLDVVAPEIDR, encoded by the coding sequence ATGGAAAAGCTCATCATGCGGCGGATGCACCAGGGCGGGACCGAGGAGATGATCCTCAACTTCGGCCCGCAGCACCCGTCCACGCACGGCGTCATCAACTTCCTCGTCGAGACCGACGGCGAGGTGCTGCGCCGCGCCGTGCCGGACGTCGGCTACCTGCACCGCTCCATCGAGAAGATCGCCGAGTCGGTCGGCTACCCGGGCTTCATGCCCTACACCGACCGCATCGACTACGTGGCGGCCATGTTCGCCAACGAGGGCTGGGCCGTCGCGGTCGAGAAGCTCCTCAAGATCGAGGTGCCGAAGCGCGCCCAGTACCTGCGGGCGGTGAGCTGCGAGCTCTGCCGCATCGCGAGCCACCTCGTCTCGGTGGGCACCATGGCCACCGACATCGGGGCCACCACCCCGCTCGTCCACGGCATCCGCGAGCGCGAGTCGATCAACGACCTCATCGAGGCGCTCTGCGGCGCCCGCCTCACCTACAACTACCACCGCATCGGCGGCGTGGCCTTCGACCTCCCGGCCGGCTGGCCCGCCAAGGTGAAGGTCTTCCTCGACCACTTCGACAAGCTGCTCGGCGAGTGGGACCGGCTCATCAGCTTCAACGAGATCTACGTGAAGCGGCTCGCCGGCGTGGCGGTCATCACCGGCGAGCAGGCCCGGAACTACGGCCTCGTCGGCCCCAACCTCCGCGGCTCGGGCGTGGACTGGGACTGCCGCCGCGACGCGCCCTACGGCGCCTACCCGGAGCTCCAGTTCGAGGTGCCGGTCGGCAAGGGGTTCCGCGGCACCGTCGGCGACGCCTTCGACCGCTACTACGTCCGCGTCCTCGAGATGCGCGAGTCGGCCCGCATCGTGCGGCAGGCGCTCGCGTGGCTCGAGCAGAACGAGGGCGAGATCATGGCCAAGGTGCCGCGCAAGGTGAAGCCGGAGGCGGGCGAGGTGCTCTCGCGCGTCGAGTCGGCCCGCGGCGAGATGGGCTACTACGTCGTGTCCGACGGGACCGAGAAGCCCTGGCGCGTGCACGTCCGCACCGGCTCCTTCCTCGCGATGGGGATCATCGAGGACCTCTCCCCCGGCCTGATGGTCGCGGACCTCGTGGCCCTCATCGCCTCGCTCGACGTCGTGGCCCCGGAGATCGATCGATGA
- a CDS encoding NADH-quinone oxidoreductase subunit C: protein MTTNEIHEKLKARFGDAVGPLSEPKIDPFAVVRADALPEIARFLRDEPSLALDFLENLSGVDYPKRNVIEVVYHLFSYGLKHGIVLKVEANREDPRVPSVEAIWKSANWMEREAYDLLGLVFEGHPDLRRVLLPDDWEGHPLRKDWQEHGGYHGISNVRENPLVELRRLDEIARAEELKRNPPPPPPPAAAAPAAPAAPSTPPAPQTPPAGT, encoded by the coding sequence ATGACGACCAACGAGATCCACGAAAAGCTGAAGGCCCGCTTCGGCGACGCCGTCGGGCCGCTCTCGGAGCCCAAGATCGACCCGTTCGCCGTGGTCCGGGCCGACGCGCTGCCGGAGATCGCGCGCTTCCTCCGCGACGAGCCGTCGCTCGCGCTCGACTTCCTCGAGAACCTGAGCGGCGTGGACTACCCGAAGCGGAACGTCATCGAGGTGGTCTACCACCTGTTCTCCTACGGCCTGAAGCACGGCATCGTGCTCAAGGTCGAGGCGAACCGGGAGGACCCGCGCGTCCCCTCGGTGGAGGCGATCTGGAAGTCGGCCAACTGGATGGAGCGGGAGGCCTACGACCTGCTCGGCCTGGTCTTCGAGGGCCACCCCGACCTGCGCCGCGTCCTGCTGCCCGACGACTGGGAGGGCCACCCGCTCCGCAAGGACTGGCAGGAGCACGGCGGCTACCACGGCATCTCCAACGTCCGCGAGAACCCGCTCGTCGAGCTGCGCCGGCTCGACGAGATCGCGCGCGCCGAGGAGCTGAAGCGCAACCCCCCGCCGCCGCCCCCGCCCGCCGCGGCGGCTCCGGCCGCGCCGGCCGCCCCGTCCACTCCCCCTGCCCCGCAGACGCCGCCCGCCGGGACCTAA
- the nuoH gene encoding NADH-quinone oxidoreductase subunit NuoH: MSALPTPAPARAKTPRLAAAVSIAAAVGLPVGLFALILFIVPVLQPDLLDAFIRERLHHDPATWAWRDAVYAVALVVLAFVFANFAAIFSGILSWWERRVAGRIQSRIGPNRAGVGGFLVWIADAVKLLLKEDLVPADADRILFRAAPYFVMAGFILTFVVLPFGESIAVTDMNVGLFYITSITALVVVGILLSGWSSNSKWALFGGMRSAAQVVSYEIPAGLAIMIPVLMAGTLSMQGIIRAQGGLPWQWFMFRNPAAFVTFFIFFTSQLAEANRTPFDLPEAESELVAGYLSEYSGFRFALFFLAEWGNLWVMAAMAVTIFLGGWQIPFVPNELYGQLKGIGFPPLAWWGLQAASMAIFAVKTIFLVNVIVWIRWTLPRIRVDQMMSLCWKYLVPVSFACFLFTLLWQIAVAAVPALETAMGLGLTAAAVVLAVLFARQTHRNIAAVGDRIDLSNW, encoded by the coding sequence ATGAGCGCCCTGCCCACCCCCGCGCCCGCCCGGGCCAAGACCCCGCGCCTCGCGGCCGCCGTGTCGATCGCCGCCGCGGTCGGCCTGCCCGTCGGGCTCTTCGCCCTCATCCTCTTCATCGTCCCGGTGCTGCAGCCCGACCTGCTCGACGCCTTCATCCGCGAGCGGCTGCACCACGACCCCGCCACCTGGGCCTGGCGCGACGCCGTCTACGCCGTCGCCCTGGTGGTGCTGGCCTTCGTCTTCGCCAACTTCGCCGCCATCTTCAGCGGCATCCTCTCCTGGTGGGAGCGCCGGGTCGCCGGCCGCATCCAGAGCCGCATCGGCCCGAACCGGGCCGGCGTGGGCGGCTTCCTGGTCTGGATCGCCGACGCGGTGAAGCTGCTCCTCAAGGAGGACCTCGTCCCGGCCGACGCCGACCGGATCCTCTTCCGCGCCGCGCCCTACTTCGTGATGGCCGGCTTCATCCTCACCTTCGTGGTGCTGCCCTTCGGCGAGAGCATCGCCGTCACCGACATGAACGTCGGCCTCTTCTACATCACCAGCATCACCGCGCTGGTGGTGGTGGGCATCCTGCTCTCGGGCTGGTCGTCCAACTCGAAGTGGGCGCTCTTCGGCGGCATGCGCTCCGCGGCGCAGGTGGTCTCCTACGAGATCCCGGCCGGCCTCGCGATCATGATCCCGGTGCTCATGGCGGGGACCCTGTCGATGCAGGGCATCATCCGCGCCCAGGGCGGCCTCCCCTGGCAGTGGTTCATGTTCCGCAACCCGGCCGCCTTCGTCACCTTCTTCATCTTCTTCACGAGCCAGCTCGCCGAGGCGAACCGCACGCCGTTCGACCTCCCGGAGGCCGAGTCGGAGCTCGTGGCCGGCTACCTCTCCGAGTACTCCGGATTCCGCTTCGCCCTCTTCTTCCTGGCGGAGTGGGGCAACCTCTGGGTGATGGCCGCCATGGCGGTCACCATCTTCCTCGGCGGCTGGCAGATCCCGTTCGTCCCCAACGAGCTCTACGGCCAGCTCAAGGGCATCGGCTTCCCGCCGCTCGCGTGGTGGGGGCTCCAGGCCGCCTCGATGGCGATCTTCGCGGTGAAGACCATCTTCCTCGTCAACGTCATCGTCTGGATCCGCTGGACGCTCCCGCGCATCCGCGTGGACCAGATGATGTCGCTCTGCTGGAAGTACCTCGTCCCCGTCTCCTTCGCCTGCTTCCTCTTCACCCTGCTCTGGCAGATCGCCGTCGCCGCCGTCCCGGCGCTCGAGACCGCCATGGGGCTGGGGCTCACCGCCGCCGCGGTGGTGCTGGCGGTGCTCTTCGCCCGGCAGACGCACCGGAACATCGCCGCGGTGGGCGACCGCATCGACCTCTCCAACTGGTGA